The Pseudofrankia inefficax genome window below encodes:
- a CDS encoding MDR family MFS transporter encodes MSTAPSQISVSPRQLRLIFVGLMLSVLLASLDQTVVTTALPTIVGDVGGLNHLSWIVTAYLLASTVSAPLYGKLGDLYGRKTLFHAAIGIFIVGSLLCGAAQNMPELILFRALQGLGAGGLAVGPQAIVADIIPPAERGRYSGLMGSVYALASVLGPLVGGLFTDRLSWRWVFYINLPVGVFTVIVIALVLPASTPRRRQRVDWAGTALLGAAAASLILLLTWGGSQYAWTSPVVAGLMAATVVLAAAFVAVETRVPEPVLPLRLFRSSVFDISILGTAAITMAMLGLITFIPLFLQTVQRISPTLSGFETAPIVTTMLVCTIWAGRRVARTGRYRSYPIVGAVLLIAGSGAVALFGTRLDAPYWHTAIGMVLFGAGVGLATVVYVLTVQNSVPHGDIGAATASMAFFRSMGGAVGVAIFGGIFAHRLGATLGGGDSPRGIDAAHVTPAQLGRLRATSPSVYEHFVHAFDDALHPVFWAVVPMGVVALLLALFLKEVPLRTSRGTPAPAEHASPPRETAESGPFTGVVGS; translated from the coding sequence GTGTCCACCGCGCCCAGCCAGATCTCGGTGAGCCCGCGCCAGCTTCGGTTGATCTTCGTTGGGCTGATGCTGAGCGTTCTGCTGGCCTCACTCGACCAGACCGTCGTCACGACCGCGCTCCCGACGATCGTCGGCGACGTGGGCGGGCTGAACCACCTGTCCTGGATCGTGACCGCCTATCTTCTGGCCTCGACGGTTTCGGCGCCGCTCTACGGGAAATTAGGTGATCTCTACGGCCGCAAGACGCTGTTCCACGCGGCCATCGGGATTTTCATCGTCGGCTCGCTGCTGTGCGGCGCCGCCCAGAACATGCCCGAACTCATCCTTTTCCGTGCCCTGCAGGGATTGGGTGCGGGTGGGCTCGCGGTCGGCCCGCAGGCCATCGTCGCCGACATCATCCCGCCCGCGGAACGGGGCCGTTACAGCGGGCTGATGGGGTCCGTCTACGCGCTCGCCTCGGTGCTCGGCCCCTTGGTAGGCGGTCTGTTCACCGACCGGCTCAGCTGGCGCTGGGTCTTCTACATCAATCTGCCGGTTGGCGTCTTCACCGTCATCGTCATCGCCCTCGTCCTGCCGGCCTCCACCCCGCGGAGACGACAACGCGTCGACTGGGCGGGAACCGCGCTGCTGGGCGCGGCGGCGGCCTCGCTCATCCTCCTGCTCACCTGGGGTGGCAGCCAGTACGCCTGGACCTCACCGGTGGTCGCCGGCCTCATGGCGGCGACGGTCGTGCTCGCGGCCGCCTTCGTGGCGGTCGAGACGCGAGTGCCCGAGCCGGTGCTTCCGCTGCGCCTGTTCCGCAGCAGCGTCTTCGACATCTCCATTCTGGGCACCGCGGCGATCACGATGGCGATGCTCGGCCTGATCACGTTCATCCCGCTGTTCCTGCAGACCGTGCAGCGGATATCGCCCACGCTGTCCGGATTCGAGACGGCGCCCATCGTGACCACCATGCTGGTGTGCACGATCTGGGCTGGACGTCGGGTGGCCCGCACGGGCCGCTACCGCTCCTACCCCATCGTCGGCGCCGTGCTGCTCATCGCGGGCTCAGGCGCGGTCGCGCTCTTCGGCACCCGCCTCGACGCGCCCTACTGGCATACCGCGATCGGCATGGTGCTGTTCGGGGCCGGAGTCGGCCTCGCCACCGTGGTGTACGTCCTCACGGTCCAGAACTCCGTCCCCCACGGCGACATCGGGGCCGCGACCGCCAGCATGGCCTTCTTCCGTTCCATGGGCGGGGCCGTCGGCGTCGCCATCTTCGGCGGGATCTTCGCCCACCGCCTCGGCGCGACGCTCGGCGGTGGCGACAGCCCGCGGGGCATCGACGCGGCGCATGTGACCCCGGCCCAGCTCGGACGGCTCAGGGCGACGTCGCCGTCGGTCTACGAGCACTTCGTCCATGCCTTCGACGACGCCCTGCACCCCGTCTTCTGGGCCGTCGTCCCGATGGGTGTGGTCGCGCTGCTCCTCGCGCTCTTCCTCAAGGAGGTTCCGCTGCGGACCAGCAGGGGCACGCCAGCGCCAGCGGAGCACGCGTCGCCGCCGCGGGAGACAGCCGAGTCAGGCCCGTTCACCGGAGTCGTCGGAAGCTGA
- a CDS encoding crotonase/enoyl-CoA hydratase family protein has product MTVPAEPEVRVERADRVLVMTINRPAQKNAMTRAAGEIIAAALDELDTDSSLSVGILTGAGGTFCAGMDLKRFAAGELPAVPGRGFGGLTERPPVKPLIAAVEGHAVAGGFELVLACDLVVAARGARFGLPEVKRGLVARGGGLFRLPRRVPKALAAELIFTGDVLTAERAAALGLVNRLVDDTRALPEALAFARQVAAGAPLALAASKRILAESADWPEGEAFARQASITDPVFASEDAREGALAFAEKRAPVWRGR; this is encoded by the coding sequence GTGACCGTGCCAGCCGAACCCGAGGTCCGGGTCGAGCGCGCCGACCGGGTGCTGGTCATGACGATCAACCGGCCGGCCCAGAAGAACGCGATGACGCGGGCCGCCGGCGAGATCATCGCGGCCGCGCTCGACGAGCTGGACACGGACTCCTCGCTGTCGGTCGGCATCCTCACCGGCGCCGGCGGCACGTTCTGCGCCGGGATGGACCTCAAACGCTTCGCGGCCGGGGAGCTTCCGGCGGTGCCGGGCCGCGGGTTCGGCGGACTGACCGAACGCCCACCGGTGAAGCCGCTGATCGCGGCGGTGGAGGGCCACGCGGTGGCCGGCGGCTTCGAGCTGGTACTCGCCTGCGACCTCGTGGTCGCGGCGCGAGGCGCGCGCTTCGGGCTGCCGGAGGTCAAGCGCGGACTCGTTGCCCGTGGTGGCGGCCTCTTCCGGCTGCCCCGGCGCGTTCCGAAGGCACTGGCGGCCGAGCTCATCTTCACCGGCGACGTCCTCACGGCCGAACGAGCGGCCGCTCTCGGCCTGGTCAACCGGCTCGTCGACGACACGCGGGCCCTCCCGGAGGCCCTCGCGTTCGCCCGCCAGGTGGCGGCAGGCGCCCCGCTCGCCCTCGCCGCCTCCAAGCGGATCCTCGCCGAGTCGGCCGACTGGCCCGAGGGGGAGGCGTTCGCGCGGCAGGCGTCGATCACGGACCCGGTGTTCGCGTCCGAGGACGCCCGTGAGGGAGCGCTGGCCTTCGCCGAGAAGAGGGCCCCGGTGTGGCGGGGCCGTTGA
- a CDS encoding TetR/AcrR family transcriptional regulator: MPRSGAALRQRILDEVTRLFVEKGYHGVGIQEISDAVGLKRGGLYHHIGSKELLLFEISMTLLRQATEITEPVVADDGPPDAKLRALARALLRHHLTHGDGWSVAIHEARFLSDEHRKEVIAARDEFEQIWRDVLDEGAARGLWRPVDGVDVRGILGTFNSAARWLRPDGPLPPEQIADRYVDLLLDGLRPRDPRGS, translated from the coding sequence GTGCCGCGTAGCGGAGCCGCGCTCAGGCAGCGGATCCTCGACGAGGTGACCAGGCTCTTCGTCGAGAAGGGCTACCACGGCGTCGGCATCCAGGAGATCTCGGACGCGGTGGGCCTCAAACGCGGCGGTCTGTATCACCACATCGGCAGCAAGGAACTCCTGCTGTTCGAGATCAGCATGACGCTGCTGCGGCAGGCGACGGAGATCACCGAGCCGGTCGTGGCCGACGACGGCCCGCCCGACGCCAAGCTCCGCGCGCTGGCGCGGGCGCTGCTGCGCCATCACCTGACCCACGGCGACGGCTGGTCGGTCGCCATCCACGAAGCGCGTTTCCTCTCCGACGAGCACCGCAAAGAGGTCATCGCCGCCCGCGACGAGTTCGAGCAGATCTGGCGCGACGTGCTCGACGAAGGGGCCGCCCGCGGCTTGTGGCGGCCCGTCGACGGCGTCGATGTGCGCGGCATTCTCGGCACGTTCAACTCCGCCGCCCGGTGGCTGCGGCCGGACGGCCCGCTGCCGCCGGAGCAGATCGCGGACCGCTACGTCGACCTGCTCCTCGACGGGCTCCGGCCGCGGGACCCGCGCGGCTCGTAG
- a CDS encoding LLM class flavin-dependent oxidoreductase: MYALRFDMRAPAGFTPAPALYRAALEMAEWADSHGGLAITICEHHASPDGYLPAPLLMAAAVAARTKRIPIRVGAVIASLRQPVQLAEEMAVLDILSERRASFVLALGYRQVEFDLYGIPFAERVRRFEAAIETIQAAFRGDALPGLDPSVRVTPAPETPGGPLVTLGGSTPAAVRRAARYGLGMITEKPGLEDAYRAACAERGIEPGPFFEAPRHAVTVAFVDRDPDAAWERLGPHLLHDAQTYARWNADAGKTGLDAIIAADDADGLRKAGHPYRVFTPDEAVEHIRTVGPLSLAPLCGGAPPELGWSTLHAIVEDVVPRVRAEATEPA; this comes from the coding sequence ATGTACGCACTGAGGTTCGACATGCGCGCGCCCGCGGGCTTCACGCCGGCGCCGGCGCTGTACCGCGCCGCGCTGGAGATGGCCGAATGGGCCGACAGCCACGGCGGCTTGGCCATCACTATCTGTGAGCACCATGCCTCGCCTGACGGCTACCTGCCCGCGCCGCTCCTGATGGCTGCCGCGGTGGCCGCGCGGACGAAGCGCATCCCGATCCGGGTGGGCGCCGTCATCGCCTCGCTGCGCCAACCGGTGCAGCTCGCGGAGGAGATGGCTGTCCTCGACATTCTGAGCGAGAGACGGGCCTCGTTCGTGTTGGCGCTCGGGTACCGGCAGGTCGAGTTCGACCTCTACGGCATCCCGTTCGCCGAGCGGGTCCGCCGGTTCGAGGCAGCCATCGAGACCATCCAGGCCGCGTTCCGGGGAGACGCGCTACCCGGGCTCGATCCGTCCGTGCGTGTGACGCCGGCCCCCGAGACCCCGGGAGGCCCGCTCGTCACCCTGGGCGGTAGTACCCCGGCGGCGGTCCGACGCGCGGCGCGTTACGGGCTGGGCATGATCACCGAGAAGCCGGGGCTGGAGGACGCCTACCGCGCCGCCTGCGCGGAGCGCGGCATCGAGCCCGGTCCGTTCTTCGAGGCGCCGCGGCACGCCGTGACGGTCGCCTTCGTCGACCGGGACCCGGACGCGGCGTGGGAACGTCTGGGCCCGCACCTGCTGCACGACGCCCAGACCTACGCCCGGTGGAACGCCGACGCCGGCAAGACCGGCCTCGACGCGATCATCGCGGCGGACGACGCCGACGGTCTCCGGAAGGCGGGGCATCCGTATCGCGTCTTCACCCCCGACGAGGCGGTCGAGCACATCCGAACGGTGGGCCCCCTCTCGCTGGCGCCGCTGTGCGGGGGAGCGCCGCCGGAGCTCGGCTGGTCGACGCTGCACGCGATCGTCGAGGACGTCGTGCCCCGAGTGCGAGCAGAGGCGACGGAGCCGGCATGA
- a CDS encoding thiolase family protein has protein sequence MRDAVIVEAVRSPHGKRNGTLAGVHPVDLMADVLSALLTRTGLEPEMVDDVVLGCVTQLGDQSSNIARFAVLAAGWPERIPGVTVNRACGSSQQALDYAACAVLAGQAEIVVAGGVETMSRVPLGAAREMGMPYGPRVLERYDDFSFNQGISAEMIAQRWGFDRRQLDEYSVASHEKAAAATDAGAFTGQIVSIDVGGSRFGVDEGIRRNTSVDAMASLKPSFSADGRIHAGNSSQISDGAAALLVMTSERAKELGLTPIARYRHGVAVGADPTLMLTGPIPATQRLLQRAGIALSEVGVYEVNEAFAPVPLAWLHDLDADPKRLNPLGGAIALGHPLGASGASLMTRMVHHMREHGIRYGLQTMCEGGGTANATLVELVG, from the coding sequence GTGCGCGACGCGGTCATCGTCGAGGCGGTACGCAGCCCCCACGGCAAGCGCAACGGCACGCTCGCCGGAGTTCACCCGGTCGACCTGATGGCCGATGTGCTGTCCGCGCTGCTCACGCGGACGGGCCTGGAGCCCGAGATGGTCGACGACGTGGTCCTCGGCTGCGTGACGCAGCTCGGGGACCAGTCGAGCAATATCGCCCGGTTCGCGGTGCTGGCCGCGGGCTGGCCGGAGCGGATTCCCGGCGTCACGGTCAACCGCGCGTGCGGGTCGAGCCAGCAGGCGCTCGACTACGCCGCCTGCGCCGTGCTGGCGGGCCAGGCGGAGATCGTCGTGGCCGGCGGTGTCGAGACGATGAGCCGGGTCCCGCTGGGCGCGGCCCGCGAGATGGGCATGCCCTACGGCCCTCGCGTGCTCGAACGCTACGACGACTTCTCGTTCAACCAGGGCATCAGCGCGGAGATGATCGCGCAGCGGTGGGGATTCGACCGCCGGCAGCTCGACGAGTATTCGGTCGCCTCCCACGAGAAGGCCGCCGCTGCCACCGACGCCGGTGCCTTCACCGGCCAGATCGTCTCGATCGACGTCGGCGGTTCGCGGTTCGGCGTCGACGAAGGCATCCGGCGCAACACCTCCGTCGACGCCATGGCCAGTCTCAAGCCGTCCTTCAGCGCGGACGGCCGCATCCACGCGGGCAACTCCTCGCAGATCTCCGACGGCGCCGCGGCCCTGCTGGTGATGACCTCCGAGCGGGCGAAGGAACTCGGCCTGACCCCGATCGCGCGCTACCGCCATGGCGTCGCCGTCGGCGCCGACCCGACGCTGATGCTCACCGGGCCCATCCCCGCCACCCAGCGGCTGCTCCAGCGCGCCGGGATCGCGCTGTCCGAGGTCGGCGTCTACGAGGTCAACGAGGCGTTCGCGCCGGTGCCGCTGGCCTGGCTGCACGACCTCGACGCCGATCCGAAGCGGCTCAACCCGCTGGGCGGCGCGATCGCGCTGGGCCATCCGCTGGGCGCGTCCGGGGCGAGCCTGATGACGCGGATGGTCCACCACATGCGTGAGCACGGCATCCGCTACGGCCTGCAGACCATGTGCGAGGGCGGCGGCACCGCCAACGCGACGCTCGTCGAGCTGGTCGGATGA
- a CDS encoding CaiB/BaiF CoA transferase family protein, translating to MSSDSALSGIRVLDLTRLLPGGLCTLVLADLGADVLKVEAPPGGDYARGRAPHFPDAEPTTSSASFRGLNRNKRSIVLDLKSAADHGTFLQLVAESDVVVESFRPGVIDRLGIGYTALAEVNPGIVVCSISGWGQHGPLSQAAGHDLNYLAAMGLLSFTGGPGERPDHPPLQVADSASGLFGAVAILAALQERARSGRGQYVDVSIAHSALSFAAMTVAGVLATGTATPRGAGVWSGGAVCYQVYRCRDGWIALGALEEKFWASWCHGVGRPDLLDHRYDGPGSATHSEMLAIVEGRSKAEWADFAAAHDCCLTVVAGLDEALASPLVRERGSVATLAHLPGGPTYDALALPFQLSRTPTDPARLPAPALGADGVVTTDAGERRAQPDPLITTDSGGAG from the coding sequence ATGAGCAGTGATTCGGCCCTGTCCGGCATCCGCGTCCTCGACCTGACCAGGCTGCTGCCCGGCGGGCTGTGCACGCTGGTGCTCGCCGACCTGGGTGCCGACGTCCTCAAGGTCGAGGCGCCTCCCGGCGGGGACTACGCACGCGGTCGAGCGCCGCATTTTCCCGACGCGGAGCCGACCACGTCGTCGGCGAGTTTCCGCGGGCTCAACCGCAACAAGCGTTCGATCGTGCTCGACCTCAAGTCGGCCGCCGACCACGGGACATTCCTGCAGCTCGTGGCGGAGTCGGACGTGGTCGTCGAGTCGTTTCGGCCTGGCGTGATCGACCGACTGGGCATCGGCTATACGGCTCTGGCCGAGGTGAACCCGGGCATCGTCGTCTGCTCGATCTCCGGGTGGGGACAGCACGGCCCGCTGTCCCAGGCGGCTGGCCACGACCTGAACTACCTCGCGGCGATGGGCCTGCTGTCGTTCACCGGCGGACCGGGCGAGCGGCCCGACCATCCGCCCCTGCAGGTGGCCGACTCCGCCTCGGGGCTCTTCGGCGCCGTCGCGATTCTCGCCGCCCTGCAGGAGCGGGCCCGGTCCGGGCGGGGCCAGTATGTCGACGTCTCGATCGCCCACAGCGCGCTGTCGTTCGCGGCGATGACGGTGGCGGGGGTCCTCGCGACGGGAACCGCGACGCCTCGCGGCGCGGGGGTGTGGAGCGGCGGCGCGGTCTGCTACCAGGTCTATCGGTGCCGAGACGGCTGGATCGCGCTCGGCGCGCTGGAGGAGAAGTTCTGGGCCTCCTGGTGTCATGGGGTCGGGCGTCCCGATCTGCTCGATCATCGGTATGACGGTCCCGGTTCAGCCACCCACAGCGAGATGCTGGCGATTGTCGAGGGACGTTCGAAGGCCGAGTGGGCGGACTTCGCCGCCGCCCACGACTGCTGCCTGACGGTGGTCGCCGGCCTGGACGAGGCGCTCGCCTCGCCGCTCGTCCGTGAGCGGGGATCCGTCGCCACACTGGCGCACCTTCCGGGCGGACCGACCTACGACGCGCTGGCCCTGCCCTTCCAGCTCTCCCGGACCCCGACCGATCCGGCGCGCCTTCCCGCGCCGGCTCTCGGCGCGGACGGGGTGGTGACGACGGACGCGGGCGAACGCCGCGCGCAACCAGATCCACTGATCACGACCGACTCGGGAGGGGCGGGATGA
- a CDS encoding acyl-CoA dehydrogenase family protein, with protein sequence MNRTIFRPEHEAFREMVRAFVAKDVVPVYPEWEAAGVPPKEVFRRLGELGIMGMNMPEEWGGGGQGDYVYNVVLQEETARAGVTIGPLRTHLDVILPYFRRYCDAAQRDRWFPGISSGELMTAIALTEPDTGSDLAAVRTAARREGDHYVLNGAKTYITGGSLADLVIVLCRTSTDPANRRDGLTLLVVEDGMPGFVKGRKLEKIGLKAQDTVELSFTDVVVPVANRLGEADQAFGYLGANLPQERLAIAVGSVAQARAALDLTVEYVMSRHIFGRPVSGFQNTKFELAAMSTEIEAGQAFLDRGIEQLVAGSLSPADAARVKLFCTELQGRVVDRCLQLFGGFGYITESPIARLYADARVTRIYGGTSEVMKSIISKSLGLS encoded by the coding sequence GTGAACCGGACGATCTTTCGGCCCGAGCACGAGGCGTTCCGGGAGATGGTCCGGGCCTTCGTCGCGAAGGACGTCGTGCCGGTCTACCCGGAGTGGGAGGCGGCCGGCGTCCCGCCGAAGGAGGTGTTCCGCCGGCTGGGCGAGCTCGGGATCATGGGCATGAACATGCCCGAGGAGTGGGGTGGCGGCGGCCAGGGGGACTACGTCTACAACGTGGTGCTCCAGGAGGAGACCGCGCGGGCCGGGGTGACGATCGGTCCCCTGCGGACCCATCTCGACGTGATCCTTCCCTACTTCCGCCGGTACTGCGACGCGGCGCAGCGGGACCGCTGGTTCCCGGGGATCTCGTCCGGTGAGCTGATGACGGCGATCGCGCTGACCGAGCCGGACACCGGATCGGACCTCGCCGCGGTGCGCACCGCCGCGAGGCGCGAGGGCGACCACTATGTGCTGAACGGCGCGAAGACCTACATCACCGGGGGATCGCTCGCCGACCTCGTCATCGTGCTGTGCAGAACGTCGACCGACCCGGCCAACCGGCGCGACGGCCTCACGCTGCTCGTGGTCGAGGACGGCATGCCGGGGTTCGTGAAGGGCCGCAAGCTCGAGAAGATCGGGCTCAAGGCCCAGGACACCGTGGAACTGTCGTTCACCGACGTCGTGGTGCCGGTGGCCAACCGGCTCGGCGAGGCGGACCAGGCGTTCGGCTATCTCGGCGCCAACCTCCCGCAGGAGCGGCTCGCCATCGCGGTCGGCTCCGTCGCGCAGGCCAGGGCGGCGCTCGACCTGACGGTCGAGTACGTGATGAGCCGGCACATCTTCGGCCGGCCGGTCAGCGGCTTCCAGAACACGAAGTTCGAGCTGGCGGCCATGTCGACGGAGATCGAGGCCGGCCAGGCGTTCCTCGACCGCGGGATCGAACAGCTCGTCGCGGGCTCCCTCTCGCCCGCCGACGCCGCGCGGGTGAAGCTCTTCTGCACCGAACTGCAGGGCCGCGTGGTCGACCGCTGCCTCCAGCTGTTCGGCGGGTTCGGCTACATCACCGAGTCGCCCATCGCCCGGCTGTACGCGGACGCGCGGGTGACGCGGATCTACGGCGGTACCAGCGAGGTCATGAAATCCATCATCAGCAAATCCCTCGGTCTCTCCTGA
- a CDS encoding ABC transporter substrate-binding protein, with product MTSTARHRLARTASSAAAIGILLGPLTACGHPGASSAGACTTIGISGRQIHAGLLLTETGAFATSFPAFRAGVDARLEMANDTGGVNGRQITYSYEDDDSDPNLNGAAAHRLVEQQKVFGVMEGAVDGAGSADYLATAGIPVTGVGADPSWGQHRNMFATSYYLADGPSVSTWGDFVHREGGTRAALVDTAYSETAPIFSRQMSDSLQSAGVTVVLRAQVTPTITDFTRLVGQIKNAHVDTITGGVTPDILAKLLPALRAADVPLKVVLAPGSYDPILLARLGPLLAGMTTFVDFVPFELDTPAHRTFLAAMNRYSPQIQPPAQQSAVNGWLAADMFIRGLQLAGTCPTRAAFIQNLRAVHDYDGGGLLPGPVDFTTNLGQLNTCFDFVRTADDGRSFVPLKPSLVCGRRLN from the coding sequence ATGACCAGCACCGCAAGACATCGATTAGCGCGCACCGCCAGTTCGGCCGCGGCGATCGGAATTCTCCTGGGCCCACTCACCGCGTGTGGTCATCCAGGGGCATCCTCCGCCGGCGCCTGCACCACCATCGGCATATCCGGCAGGCAGATCCACGCCGGTCTGTTACTGACGGAGACGGGAGCCTTCGCGACCTCGTTCCCGGCCTTCCGCGCGGGTGTCGATGCTCGCCTCGAAATGGCCAACGACACGGGCGGCGTGAACGGCAGGCAAATCACGTATTCCTACGAGGACGACGATTCCGACCCCAACCTCAACGGCGCCGCGGCTCACCGGCTCGTCGAGCAACAGAAGGTGTTCGGTGTCATGGAGGGCGCCGTCGACGGCGCCGGATCGGCCGACTATCTGGCGACCGCGGGTATCCCGGTCACCGGCGTGGGCGCCGACCCCTCCTGGGGCCAGCACCGGAACATGTTCGCCACGTCCTACTACCTGGCGGACGGCCCGTCGGTCAGCACCTGGGGCGACTTCGTCCACCGCGAGGGTGGGACCCGCGCCGCGCTCGTCGACACCGCGTACAGCGAGACCGCTCCGATCTTCAGCAGGCAGATGTCCGACAGCCTCCAGTCCGCCGGCGTCACGGTCGTCCTGCGCGCGCAGGTGACCCCCACCATCACCGACTTCACCCGGCTCGTCGGGCAGATCAAGAACGCCCACGTCGACACCATCACCGGCGGCGTGACCCCGGACATCCTGGCGAAGCTGCTTCCGGCGCTGCGGGCCGCCGATGTTCCGCTGAAGGTCGTCCTCGCGCCCGGCAGCTACGACCCGATCCTGCTCGCCCGACTGGGCCCGCTGCTCGCCGGGATGACGACCTTCGTGGACTTCGTACCGTTCGAGCTGGACACCCCGGCGCACCGGACCTTCCTCGCCGCCATGAACCGTTACTCGCCGCAGATCCAACCGCCGGCCCAGCAGAGCGCGGTCAACGGCTGGCTGGCGGCGGACATGTTCATCCGCGGCCTCCAGCTGGCGGGGACCTGTCCGACCCGCGCCGCGTTCATCCAGAACCTGCGCGCCGTGCATGACTACGACGGCGGTGGGCTGCTGCCCGGCCCGGTCGACTTCACGACGAACCTCGGCCAGCTCAACACCTGCTTCGACTTCGTGCGCACGGCCGACGACGGCCGCAGCTTCGTACCGCTGAAGCCGAGCCTGGTCTGCGGCCGTCGCCTGAACTGA
- a CDS encoding SDR family NAD(P)-dependent oxidoreductase, translating into MGKLEGKVAIVTGGAGGIGTGTCRLLAREGAAVVVADIPQAKPSALAEELTQAGQRAIAVEVDISDEAQVEGMVRAALDAFGRLDGLHANAAATHLVARDGLLTELSRADLEEAFQVNVVGTWLCCKHAIPAMIETGGGSIVGTSSAAATHADTNKTAYGITKASVGQLMRTVATQFGKQGIRANTILPGLIMHHRVTRMGEDFKKIIRANVLTPEFGDADSIGSLVAYLFSDDARYLQGQEIRVDGGMFAHSVQFAWEQPESTSS; encoded by the coding sequence ATGGGGAAGTTAGAGGGGAAGGTCGCGATCGTCACCGGCGGCGCGGGCGGCATCGGGACCGGCACCTGCCGGTTGCTGGCGCGCGAGGGCGCCGCGGTCGTCGTGGCGGACATCCCCCAGGCGAAGCCGTCCGCACTGGCCGAGGAGCTCACCCAGGCCGGCCAGCGAGCGATCGCCGTCGAGGTGGACATCAGTGACGAGGCGCAGGTCGAGGGCATGGTGCGCGCGGCGCTCGACGCCTTCGGGCGCCTGGACGGCCTGCACGCCAACGCGGCGGCCACCCACCTCGTCGCCCGGGACGGCCTGCTGACCGAGCTGTCCCGCGCCGACCTGGAGGAGGCCTTCCAGGTCAACGTCGTCGGCACCTGGTTGTGCTGCAAGCACGCGATTCCCGCGATGATCGAGACAGGTGGCGGCTCCATCGTCGGGACGTCCTCGGCCGCCGCGACGCATGCCGACACGAACAAGACGGCCTACGGCATCACCAAGGCCAGCGTCGGCCAGCTGATGCGGACGGTGGCCACCCAGTTCGGCAAGCAGGGAATCCGGGCCAACACGATCCTGCCCGGCCTGATCATGCACCACCGCGTCACCAGAATGGGCGAGGACTTCAAGAAGATCATCCGCGCCAACGTGCTGACTCCCGAGTTCGGCGACGCCGACTCGATCGGCTCCCTCGTCGCCTATCTGTTCAGCGACGACGCCCGCTATCTGCAGGGCCAGGAGATCCGGGTCGACGGCGGCATGTTCGCCCATTCTGTCCAGTTCGCGTGGGAGCAGCCGGAGTCCACCAGCAGCTAG
- a CDS encoding SDR family NAD(P)-dependent oxidoreductase, producing MRIDGLSALVTGGASGLGLATAKHLLERGAFVTLVDLPTSDGEAVAKDLGARARFAPADVTAEEEISAAIALAQEPGPLRALVHCAGRGGDRTRILDKEHRPGALESFEQVIRVNLVGTYNVLRLAAAAMSHNEVVDGDRGACVLTASVAAFDGQIGQTSYTASKAAVHGLTLVAARDLASWQIRVNTIAPGTFDTPMLARLRDDIRDGLAASVPHPKRLGLPADYAHLAVSLLENSYLNGETVRLDGAIRMAPR from the coding sequence ATGCGGATCGACGGCCTTTCGGCTCTGGTGACCGGCGGGGCCTCGGGCCTCGGGCTGGCCACGGCGAAACACCTGCTGGAGCGGGGCGCCTTCGTGACCCTCGTCGACCTGCCGACGAGTGATGGCGAGGCGGTGGCGAAGGATCTCGGCGCACGAGCGCGGTTCGCGCCGGCGGACGTCACCGCCGAGGAGGAGATCTCGGCGGCGATCGCGCTCGCGCAGGAGCCAGGGCCGCTTCGAGCACTGGTCCACTGCGCAGGGCGTGGCGGCGACCGCACCCGCATCCTCGACAAGGAGCACCGGCCCGGGGCGCTGGAGAGTTTCGAGCAGGTGATCAGGGTGAACCTGGTCGGAACCTACAACGTGCTGCGCCTGGCGGCCGCGGCCATGAGCCACAACGAGGTCGTCGACGGTGACCGCGGCGCCTGCGTCCTGACCGCGTCGGTCGCCGCGTTCGACGGGCAGATCGGCCAGACGTCGTACACGGCGTCGAAGGCCGCGGTCCACGGACTGACGCTCGTCGCGGCGCGTGACCTGGCGAGCTGGCAGATCCGGGTCAACACCATCGCGCCCGGCACCTTTGACACGCCGATGCTGGCCCGGCTGCGTGACGACATCCGCGACGGCCTCGCCGCGTCGGTCCCGCATCCCAAGCGGCTCGGGCTGCCGGCCGACTACGCCCACCTGGCGGTGAGCCTGCTCGAGAACTCCTACCTCAACGGCGAGACCGTGCGTCTCGACGGAGCGATCCGGATGGCGCCCCGGTGA